One Candidatus Aenigmatarchaeota archaeon genomic region harbors:
- a CDS encoding NADH:ubiquinone oxidoreductase, with product MVIKKSPWITLVNCSECNGCSIECLPLITPRYDIERLGVLLKASPRHADILLVGGPTNEKTKHILRSVYDQMPRDKKVIAVGNCAITGCVFKDSYCVKQRVDEVIPVD from the coding sequence ATGGTAATAAAAAAATCTCCATGGATAACACTGGTCAATTGTAGCGAATGTAATGGGTGTTCAATTGAATGTCTGCCTCTAATAACACCAAGGTATGACATAGAAAGGTTGGGTGTATTATTGAAAGCATCGCCTAGACATGCTGACATACTTCTTGTCGGCGGGCCAACAAATGAAAAGACCAAACATATTCTGAGGAGTGTTTATGATCAGATGCCACGAGATAAAAAAGTTATAGCTGTTGGAAATTGTGCTATTACTGGATGCGTATTTAAGGACAGTTACTGTGTAAAGCAAAGAGTTGATGAAGTTATCCCAGTTGATA